In Sus scrofa isolate TJ Tabasco breed Duroc chromosome 12, Sscrofa11.1, whole genome shotgun sequence, the DNA window GCAACAGGTTGTGTCAAAGCAGCCCTTGCCGCAGTGCTCATCTGTCTTGCTGGCACACCTCCCGTGCCAGGGTGCTCGCCCCCGGCTCTGGCCGCTCACGCCCTACGGGAGGGCTCCGACTCCAGGGAGTCCTTTCTGGGGTTGAAGCCGAAATCGGTCTCCATGTAGTGGCCGCCCGCGGGTTATAGGGTCTGGCTCCAGCAGGGGGTGCTCCCTTGGGCTGAGGACAGGGAGGCCTGCTCTGATGGCGTTGGAGGCGAAATGGGCAGTGGGCAGGGTTGTCCATAGGAGGACATCGTGGAGCCGAGGTGCAGGGGCGGGTGGGCCTGGGCTCCGCACTGCTTTGCTGTGTGTCCTACAGCACGTTGCCGCCCGACTCTGGCCTCCCAGATCTCGTCGGTCCAGCAGAGGGGCAGGCGGCCCGTGTGGCTGGATTCTTCTGCAGATGCCCTGGCGTTCGGGGCCTTGCCTGGGGGTAGAGGGAGCCCTTCTTCTGCCCAGTCATTGCTtggcacctgctgtgtgcttGGCACCTACTGCGTGCAGCGCCACCCCCATCACAGATCGGTATGCCCACGACGGCTGACTCTCGTACAGCTCCCGTCCTGGGCACTTGGCGTGGTCCCTTCACAGCAGCCAGTGGGGAAGGGCGGCCAGTCCGTGTTGCAGATCCGGGGACGGCAGCACGTGCCCCGGTGTCGCACGTGGCTAGTAGGGAAGGATGAGGAGCGTGGGGGGCCGGCGCCATGCCCTCTGGCCCAGCGCAGCCTCCAACAGGTCGGAATTCCTGGGGCGATGCCAGGCTGGGTGATGGGGCTGGGCTCCCACGCCTGTAACGAAGGCACCTTCAAAGACCCCTTCCCAGCCGAGCCCTTCAAGCGGCTCTGAGCTCTCCCCGCCGCGAGTCTCGGGCTGGCGGGGGTTTTTCATGTGGTCTCCCTGGTGGGTTGACCCCAAGCCCCACGGTCGCTGGCTGTGCTGCCCGCTGTGTAATTAGGACCAAGAATCAACTCCCGGGCAGACAGCTCATGCCCGGAGGCCCCGGGGTGACAGGCGTCGTTTGCCAGGTGACTGCAGAGGCCTCAGCCCTGTGGGCAGCAGGTCGCAGCAGCTCAGGGCTCTCCGTCCAGCCCTCTGCCCATGCTGGAGACCGAGCAGCCCGCCCTGCTGCGAccctgccctgcccagtgggCACCTGCACGCCCCTGCCGCCCCCCACTGCGTCCCCAGGTGTGTGGGCGAAGAGGCAGGGAGTGGGCTTGTCCGTGCTGAGTGGGGCTCCAAACCCCGCGTGGCCACCCCAGAGGCCTCGCCCCACCTGTTGCCCCGGGGAAATCTCAGGTGCCAACTCCTGGGACTGTCCGGGAGCCCCTAGGaagtggggggcagggctgggaaggtGGCCCAGAGGGCTGCCCGGTACCCTCCTCGGGAGGCCGGCTCCTACCCTGCCCAACCCTGGGCTCCCCGGGCCAGCCAGGGGCCTTAGGATCTGCGTGTGGCCCCAGGACTCCACGGGAGCCCGGAATGCCTGAGCTGGAAGGGGCCTTAAGACCACCCAGGCCAGGTGACCGCAGGACGGACAAGGACACTGAGGCCCGAGGAAGGCTGGGACCTGCCTGGAGGCTTTCCACCAGCCGGGGCTGAACCTGGAAGCCAGTCATGGGAGGTTGGCACAGACAGGGGGCCACACACCCTTGGGGTCTAGTGTCTTTGGCCGAGGCTGCACCTGCCAGCGGGGCCGCCAGGTGCTGCCCCCACTGGTGTCCTGACCGCTGACCCCCTGGCATGGGGCCCCACCTCCCCACGCCCCCAGCGCTTCGTGGCTATAGGATGCCTCCTGGCGCGGTTTGAGGATGAAAGCGGAGGAGACAGTGGCTCGAAGGCGCTGTATGAGCTGAGGGGAGGTGCACGGCTGCTGGCGGTAACCCCTGACCCTGGGCGGAGGGCATGAGGCTTGAAATGAGGCTACAGCCTGAAGTGTGGTGGGGGCAGCTGGCACTGGGGGGTCTCTGGCTCAGCCTCTCCCGCTTGCCACCCACCTGCCCCGGGGAAGGTGGCAGGTCCACAGGGTGCCCTGCCCAGGAGCTGGATGCTGTGGGAAGGCCGGAAAGCATAGGAAGAGCACGTGGGACTCTGGCCGCCTCATTCTCACCTCTGAGcccgccccctccctgcctgggcaGGTGGCCAGAGGCTCCTGTGGGCCCAGCCCTGGCCTAGTGTCACCTTGTTGAGagcctgcctccctgcctgcagGCCGGCCGGGCCTGGGCCTGTCTCGGGAGCACTTCCTTTGCCGGTAATCTCTGGGCCCGCCCTTGGCGCCCGCCGCCCCTGCCCGGTTCTGCAGCGACCTGCCCTCAGGCCCTGTGGGCCCAGGGGGAGCCACTGCCTGGTGGGGTCATGCTGGTGAGCACAGGGTACCAGGTGACAGTCTGGGGGCAACGCTAGGAGCCAGGCCtgggccccagctctgccacctgcccTGTAGCACTGGGCAGAGACACTgatctttctgggcctcagtcatCTCGTCTGAAAAATGGAAGGACTGTCACTCATTGGCAGGGCTGCCGTGCAGAGTCACGGCGGCCACGTGGGGGTCGGGCTCTAGGTAACGAGTCCCTTTCCGTCTCTCTGGTCGGGGACGGCGCAGCCCCTCCCATGAGGCCCCGGCTCTGGTCGAGCGCCAAGGGGCTTCCTGTCCCCCTTTGAGCTGTGGTCTGGCTGGGGACCGCCTCCCCCCACAGCTCCCCCTCCAGGCAGCCCCCCAGCCTGAAGCCCAGAGCTCACACCACACGTGTTGGAAATGGCCTTGGTGCTGCCCAGGCCAGCCCGCGCCTGGTTCCCAGGTGAGGTGGGAGGACATCGCCAGCCCCTCCCGGTGCCCAGCTGTCCCCAGGCACCTCTGCCCACCGGCTCTGCTGGCCCCTGACTCCTCAGGCAGGAAGTGTGGAAACGAGTGCCCGTGTTCCGGTGGGGAACAGGCCCAGGGCCGTCACACCAGGGGCTGGACCGTGCTGAGCGAGGCCCAGAGCGGGTGGGAACCAGGCTGGGCCTTGAGGTTCACAGCTTAGGATGGGCTCAGAGCTGTGAGCTGCCTGCTCGGCTGATGTGAAAAGCTAGTCGGCTTTGTGCAGCCAAACTGGAAAAACCAGCAGCCACTTGGGCAAAGGCTGGACCCGTTTCTGATGAGCACGGAAGGGCCAGGCGGCGTGGCCGGGGGAGGGCgctggctggggcaggggtgggcattCAGGCTGCAGGCTGCACAGCTAGCCCCGGCCCCCTTTGGGTGCCCTGCGCTGCCTCTCCCGACCTGCCTTCCCTGACCCCGGCCTGGCTCCAGAATGGACCCAGGGCAGTGCTTTTCAACCAAAAGCCTTCCTGGCCAGGGCCCTTGGCCTTGTCCGGAGACGTTGGCAATGGCTGTGACCAGGAAGGAACTGCTGGTGTCTGGTGGGTGGCGGGCAGGAGGCTTTTAAACAGCCTGTGGCGCACGGCGGCCCCGACAGAGGTCCACCCGCCCAGAAGGCCGCAGTGCCTGGCGGCCTCGGCCAGGGAGAAGCCAGGAACCCCCGGCCCCGCCGCCAGCAGTATTTCCATCCCAGCTTCAGGACGGCCTAGGGGAGGCCAGGGTGCGCTGGTCACCTGCCCCAttacagagagagaggagggcagaggctggCCCGGCGCCCAGCACATGGGGACACAGGCTGTCTGTCCCCAAGCTGGTCTGATCTCACTTTCACCGGTCAGGCCTGGTCAGGGAGGTCTCTGggcctccccactcctcctcagGCCCAGGAGGTGCCAGCAGGCCCCTGGAGGGTGAAAAAGCCACCAGCGTGCAGCTGCGGGCTGTCCTCAGTCCCCGGGGGCTGGACTCCGGGCACCAGGAGGCCTGGGCCAGTCCCTCCGCCCCCGAGGCACCTGACCACAGCGAACGGCTGACTCCCGGCCTCCCTGGGCCCCAGATGCTTTCCGGTCCTCCCAGCCGGTTCCGCACTGCCCCTCACGCAGAAAGGACGACACGCCTGTCAGGCCGCGCAGCACAGCCCGCTCAGTCCCGGCCGTCCCGAGCACAGCGCAGCAGCCCTGCAGCGGCGGGTCGGGGGAGGCCCATTTCACAGACGAGAACGCGGAGGTGTGTAACCACGCCAGGACTGGGGTCGTGTTGGACCAGAGCCCGAGAGTGACCCACTTGCCTGGGCTTGTCCCTTGGCCTCCCACCAGCCCGGTGTGAGCACAGGAGGCTCCGTGGAGGCTCGGGGTGCTGGGGCCACCCCAGCCCTCGGGTCCACTGCGTCCTGCCCCGTACACGCTTGGGGCAGAAGTGCCCTGAGCGGGGAAATGCTGCCTGGCCATCCTGACCCCCCCACACAGGAGGGAGCCAGCTCCAGAGGCTGTGGGGACCCGCCCAGAGCACCCCACATGTCCTCTGTGGCCTGCCGCCGGCTCTGCGGGGGGCGCCAGGCGCAGGGACAATGGGACCCTGTGGCTCCTCCACCTCTGCTCGCCCAGGCCTGGCTCCCGAGACGTTACCTCATCTGGGCCAGGCCCCGTGGGGCGGGGCCCGCCCGGGAGCACACAGCCCCCGCCCGCTGCTGAGCCCAGGCTGGGTGGGCCTGCAGTTGGCGGCCAGCCCCCAGCGTGCGGGCAGGGCAAGCGCGGCCCAGAGGCTCGCTCAGAGTCACACAGAGCATCCGGCGTAGCCCAGGCCGCCCCTGCCCCTCCAGGTGGATGTGGGTGTGAGCTTCCGAGGCCTTGGTGGGCAGGctttggggtgggtggggcggGCGCTGTGAGAGGGGAACTGAGCCGAGGGGCGGCCTGCGGCCCAGCACGCGGcgctctgggccagggacccaCAGAAGCCGCGAGCTGGGCTGCGGTCGGGTGCAGGTGGCGGGAAGGCCTTGCTCCGCCTCCAAGATCTTTGTTCAGGCTTCTGGTCCCTCAGCGTGCTCTGTGTTGGGTACAAAGTCACGGGCACTAATTGTCCTGGGCCGAGGCCAGCTTCCTGCTGAGCTGGCTGTGTGCAGACAGGCAGCTGCCAAGGGGGcccagggagctgggctgggagcagaggtTCACCTGCCTTCTGAGCTGGGCCCCACGGGATGGCCGTGGGCATCCATAGGCCCTGCCCTTCGACCTCCGAGGGCACTGCCCTAGGGCTGCCCCAAGCCGAGCGGTCTGGGCCTGTCACAAAAGCCACGGGCTCAGGAGCAGAGGGGCTGCGGGCTGGAGTGGAGGCTGCCTCCAGCTCTCTGCTCTCTCCCGCTGCCCCTGCCTGGACTCAGGCCCGCCTCCTCCTGGCACAGGGgtcccctctctgccctctgcctcaCTCCCTCTGGACGCCAAAAACCATCTTGATGTGCTGCCTCAACCCACCACTCCTGCTCTAAATGGTGCCCTGGCTCCCTGCTGCCCTCTGCCGGCCATGCCAGGCTCCGAGCAGCCGCAGGGCCTTTCATCAGCCTCTGGCTGGGCCCGCTCTGCAGGCCCCGtcacccaccctcctcccccgAAGCCCCATGGGTCTCAAACAGGCCGTCGCTCTTGCCGCCAGGCCTTTGTCCTGCTGAGCCTGGACTGCTCTTTCCGGTCAGCTCAGCCTTCCCCAGCGCCTCTCCTGGCCTGTCCCCCTCCAGCGTGGGATCCTGGTGCTGCAGGGCTGCTCTGTGGACCCCTCAGGCCACACCAGGACCACCCTGTGCCCCCCCCTCCAGTGTCAGGTCCCACTGTAGCCACAGCCTGAGGTCCCCACACATGCCAGCCCTTTCTCCAGGTCCCGGGCTCAAGCTCCCACCTCGACGCtctgggctgggggggggggtcagtgcCAGCTCGTCTAACTCGGCCTCCCGCCCCCGACGCAGAATCTCAGGGTGCGGAGCAGCGGAGGGACAGAGTTCTTCACGCGTTCGGCCACCAAGTTCAAGGGCGCCCTGGCCCAGAAGTTCATGTTCGTGGACGGAGACCGGGCCATCTGCGGCTCCTACAGGTGACTCTCTGGCTTTCTGCCCTTAATCCTGCCTTGTGGCGCCTCAGTTATTCCAGTTCATTGGTCCCCAAAATGCTAGGGTGTGAGCGGGACTGGGCACGCCCACACACTGCCCGCCCATCTTGGAAGCAGGCAGAGGCGGGCTCTTACCCGAGGAGAGGCTGCTCTTCCAGACTCAGGTGTCAGCGACCTGGAGGTTCGGTGGGGCCAGGCCCACAGGGTGGTCACCCCGAGAGCCGCCCTCAGGGCTGGGCCAGGATGAGGTCGGCCGTGGCCCAGCTTTGCCAGCCCCGTCGTGCAGGGGCCACTCGGGGTGGGCAGTGGCAAAGCCACTGAAGACCACCAGCTGGCCGGGCTGCACCCAGGAGGAGCTCGTCGCAGGCGGGGAGTGGCTCAGACTGGGGGGCTTGCAGGAGGTCCCAGATCAGGTTTGCCCCTTAGGCTGGTGCCCTGTGTCCTGCCCACTTCTCCGCAGTCCCTTCTGTGGCCACAGTCTGCTGGACCCTGGCCTGTGGGTGCACGGGGCTGGGGTCTGGCTCAGGCCCGCTGCAGGGGCTGGGGCCCGGGCCCCGAGCCTGAGCAGGCGGCCCGCCCTGTGTTGCAGCTTCACGTGGTCAGCGGCCAGGACGGACCGGAACGTGATCTCCGTGCTGTCCGGCCAGGTGGTGGAGGTGTTCGACCGGCAGTTCCAGGAGCTGTACCTCACGTCGCACAGCGTCAGCCTCAAGGGCGTCCCCATGGAGAAGGAGCCCGAGCCCGAGCCCATCGTGCTGCCCTCTGTGGTCCCGCTGGTGCCCTCGGGCACCATGGCCAAGAAGCTCGTCAACCCCAAGTACGCGCTGGTCAAGGCCAAGAGTGCCGACGAGCTCGCCAAGACGTCCTCCGAGAAGCAGGAGGCCACGAGGCCCCTGGGGGCACGGGGCCCCGACCCGGCCGAGCGGCCGGCGGAGCTGCCGGAGCCACCCCCGCCGATCCACCCGGGGCTGCTCAACCTGGAGCGAGCCAACATGTTTGAGTACCTGCCCACGTGGGTGGAGCCGGACCCGGAGCCCGGCAGCGACATCCTGGGCTACATCAACATCATCGACCCCAACATCTGgaacccccagcccagccagatGAACCGCATCAAGATCCGCGACACCTCCCAGgcctggaggcagagccaggactccaGCGCCGGCCCCGCGAACGGGGTGCCCGCCCAGAACGGCCTCCCCCAGGGCGACGCCGAGCCACGGCCTCCCGTGCCCAAGCCCCGGACGGTCCCCGTGGCGGACCTGCTTGCCCGGGATGGCGGCggcctgggctgggccctggAGAGCCCGGAAGAGGAGGCGCCCCAGCACAGCACGGACCTTGGGCCGCCCAGGACCgcgggccccggccccggccccctgCAGCGGCAGCTGTCCACGGATGCCCCGGACGGCCAGGGGGCGGCGGTGCCCAATGGGCtagatggggaggaggaggaggaggaggacgacgaCGACTACGTGACCCTCAGTGACCAGGACAGCCTCTCGGGCAGCTCTGGCCGAGGCCCTGGCCCCCGGCGGCCCTCGGTGGCCTCCTCCTCTGTGTCAGACGAGTATTTCGAGGTGACGGAGCGCTCGGCCACGCTCCGGAGGCGCCACTCAGAGCAGGTGGCCAACGGGCCGGCCCAGCCCCCCCGCCGACAGCTGAGTGCCCCTCACCTGACACGGGGGACCTTTGCCGGACCCCTGGGGGGCCCCTCGTGGGCCCAGGGTCGGGAGAGAGAAGAGGCGGGCACTCTGACGAGGATGCAGGCCCCACGCTCGGCGGACAAGGAGGCACAGGTGGGTCGGGGTCCCTGCGCACGGGGGTCCCGGGCGCCCTTCCCcgaggggcgggggcggcagcCGGGCGGGGCTGCACACTCGGCAGGTCGTTACCAGTGCCTGGGACCCTCAGCCCCGGCGTCCTGTAAAGGCCACCTGCGCCGGCCCCCGGGAGCCAAGAGGACACACCTCACACTCCAGAGGGTGCAGACGCGTGCTGTGACCGGGCGGTCTGCTCCCCAGTTTGTGGCCGGGGCGGCGGCACAGAGATGTTCTGCCTCAGCCCGAGGTCGCACAGCAGGAGGCGGTCTCGCCCGGCCTCGGGTCAGGCCCCGTGGGGGCGCCTCTGACTGTGGCTGCCCCAGGCGGGGAGGCAGCTGGCCCCTGCCTTCGCCTCCCGCTGCGGGGCCCCGCCAGCGCCCAGGGCCCGTCCTACCTGGAAACAGCACGCGGCTGATCATGCCCGGCATGACCATCAGGCCCATGGGCAGCATCTTGAGGTAGCTGGCCAGGATGGAGCCCCCCTTGGCGTGGTTCAGGTCCCGGGCCGACAGCGACCGCTGCACGATGacctgggggcgggaggggggagaGTGAGCCCAGGCCCGCGGGATGTCCCCGTGGGCCTCAGGGAGAGCCCCACCTCCGGCACGCCCGTGCCCCTGCCAGGGGCAGACACTGGCTCCAGCTGTGCTTTGTGTCCCTGGCAGAGGTCCGGACCTTAAGACCTGGATTTGGGAAGCTTGCGTTCAGCAGCGGAAGGATGCTAGGAGCCGCCGTGGGGCAACTCCTCAGGCAAACCCTATGTGGCCTCGGGTTGCAGATCTGCAGGGTTGTGGGGGGCGGGCAGCGCGGGGAGTCGGCACCTGCCAGCTGACGCTACGACTCTGCTTCCTAAAAAGCGCGACTCTAAACAGCTCTACCCAGACAGAATTCACAGGCCGTCCACCACGTAAAGGATACAATTCAGGGGGGGTTTCATACAGTCGCAGAGCTGTGCGATCTGTCACTTTTAAATAGAAGTATTTCCCCTTTGCTTTTCTGCGGTTTAAATCACCTCTTGCAATTTGCAAGTAGGAATTATTTGCGATTTTAACCTCAGTCCCAAAAGCCCTCCTTTGCCAGCTGGCTGCTAGCATCTCCCTCTTGGACGCAGCTCCTGGGGAAGCAACAGTTACCGGGCGCCAGGTCAGAGCAAGCTCTCAGAAGTTGTACTGGTAAatcaggcagggagggaggagggtgcggCCAACCGAACGCACTAGAATCTTCTTTGGTGTCCGCTTGGAGACCCCCCTTCCCCCGTCAGCGCCTTTTCATCACCTGGAGGGAACCTGGGCTCACATCACCACGAGCACGCAGCTGGGGATAGTGCTTTGCGGCCGTTCCTTATCAGAGGCGTTCTCGGCGTGGCCTCTCTTTCCAGGTGTGGCCTGGGTAGAGACGGGGTCCTTCCCAGCTGTGAGCTGCTCCTTGCCCCCCTGATGTCTGCTGGCTGGGAACAGCTGGTGTTGCTGGAGCAAGGGTAGAGGCCCAGTGTCTCTGCAAGTTGGGGATGAGCCTGTTCCCGTCACTGCGCTCGAAACACCCTTTTCTTTCATGAAAGCGGTTTTTGTAGGGGCTAAAAATTGCGAGGGTCTGTATTACTGTCCCTCTCAGAGGCTCCTCGGTGCCCATTTGTATCTAAAGTCCCTCAGAGAAAGTGCCACGGGCTTCTTCGGAGACCCACGGAAAGGCCTCACAAGATGCTGTGAAGGGTGTAAAcgtggagctcccgctgtggctcagcaggttaagaacccgactagaacccatgaggttgccagttcgatccctggccttgctcgctgggttaaggatccagtgttgccatgagctgtggtgtaggtcgcagacgtggctcggatctggcgtggctgtggctgtggctgtggtgtaggctggcggctgcagctctgattcacccctagcctgggaacctccatatgctgtgggtgtggccctaaaaaaaaaggtaaacgcTCTTATAAAGGAACCGTGGATCAGAGGCGATTACCCCTTAAGACGGAGGCGTATATGCAGGTTCCCCCCAGgtccgcagcatgcagaagttcccggaccagagactgaacccacagcacagcagcaacctgagccgctgcagtgacaatgcctgatctctaacccactgggccaccagccGTTTGTTTTCAGCATTCACCTCGAGATTCAGAActgtggagctcccgtcgtggcgcagcggttcatgaatccagctaggaaccatgaggttgtgggttcgacccctggccttgctcatgggttaaggatccggcgttgccctgggctgtggtgtaggtcgcagatgtggctcggacctggcattgctgtggctgtggtggaggccggcggctacagctccgattagacccctagcctgggaacctccatatgccgtgagtgtggccctaaaaagacaaaaaaaagattcagaaccGTAACAAAGGCGGAGTCTTGGACCCGGGGAACGCAGCCTGCCACACAGAGGTCACCTGAGAGACAAGATAGCACGTGGCCGTTGGCTGGACCACACAGAACTCGAACTCCGACCCACAACCTGCCCAGGAAGCCACCTTGTATCGACCACAAACAGCTGTCAGACTTGCAGGAAGGCAGGGGGCTGCAGGAAAGCTTCTCTAACAGCCCCACATGGCCAGGGCCTAATTAATAACTGACAGTTTCTGGAACTTTTGTCCCCACTTTCACCTTAGGACCAATCAGAGAAAGGCAGACACGCCCCTGCAGCCCCGACCAATCACGCCCCGTTTCAGTCCGCCCGCCTCTGCGTCCCCaggccaccagcctccaccagggCCTCCCGAGGCTCCCCTTTGGCCCCTATAAAGTCCCCTCCTCTGCCCGCCTCTGACTCTGTGCCAAGTGTGAGTGATAGAGGCCGACGCCCTCGCTGTAGCAAGCTCAGAATAAattgcctttgcttttctttttaaagaatgacaAGGTGCGAGGGCCAGCAGCCTGGGCTGTGAGGACAAGCTGATTTCCGGGGTGCCTTAGCTCCTGAGACCTGGGACAGGTCCTTTCCTCCCAGTGGGCCTCCTTCCCAGCTGGACAATGAGGGGCCAGATGTGGTTCTCTGTAGAGCCTTCTGCTTTGACGTCCTGTGGTTAGAAGAGCCTGGGGCCGTGTCCTCACGGGAGAGGAGTTTCCCTAAGTCCAGCACGTCTTCCGTGACTTCACACCGTGCTCTCGGCAGCCCGCCCCGGGAGGTGGGTGGGCAGTAGCCGTCACCCATTCCACagctggggaagctgaggcccggTGCCCCAGCGAGCAGGGCCAGGACCTGCCCTGCAGCACCAGTGGTGGCTGCCTCCCAGAGCCTCTCCGCACAGGCCCCGCCTGGCCCTGTCGGAGGCCAGCTCCCTCTTGCTGCCTGGCCACCTGAGCCCCCAAACCACTGTGTCCTCACCTGCCAGGTGGGGTATGGCCACTGACCCACAGGGTTGCTGCAAAGCCTGGGTGAGGCTGCGCCTGGCTGACTGCGAGTCACCAAGGTCAGAGGTCCAGCAGTGCTGGCCCAGTGGCATTTGGACCCTGGTGCCTCCCTTTGGGGCGCCTCGAAGTGGCCCAGCTGTGACGCAA includes these proteins:
- the FAM83G gene encoding protein FAM83G, with product MAFSQVQCLDDSHVNWRSSESKPEFFYSEEQRLALEALVARGPDAFYEVLKRENIRDFLSELELRRILEAIEVYDPGSEDPRAGGQPRGPEDSGGGQGGDEASAADGAPTEAEPLPSLEYWPQKSDRSIPQLDLGWPDTIAYRGVTRASVYMQPPIDGQAHIKEVVRKMISQAQKVVAVVMDMFTDVDIFKDLLDAGFKRKVAVYIIVDESSVKYFLHMCARARMHPGHLKNLRVRSSGGTEFFTRSATKFKGALAQKFMFVDGDRAICGSYSFTWSAARTDRNVISVLSGQVVEVFDRQFQELYLTSHSVSLKGVPMEKEPEPEPIVLPSVVPLVPSGTMAKKLVNPKYALVKAKSADELAKTSSEKQEATRPLGARGPDPAERPAELPEPPPPIHPGLLNLERANMFEYLPTWVEPDPEPGSDILGYINIIDPNIWNPQPSQMNRIKIRDTSQAWRQSQDSSAGPANGVPAQNGLPQGDAEPRPPVPKPRTVPVADLLARDGGGLGWALESPEEEAPQHSTDLGPPRTAGPGPGPLQRQLSTDAPDGQGAAVPNGLDGEEEEEEDDDDYVTLSDQDSLSGSSGRGPGPRRPSVASSSVSDEYFEVTERSATLRRRHSEQVANGPAQPPRRQLSAPHLTRGTFAGPLGGPSWAQGREREEAGTLTRMQAPRSADKEAQGLRFHHYGVSGARDKDGFSRPLRTPGPPRYRPAADSAQSSSRKVGPAVAGPQRWQAKAGPVPRTLVGPGSPGLARNASPPADGRAAEERPSPFGIPYSKLSQAKHLKARTGAGQWASSDSKRRAQAPQDHKEP